The following proteins are encoded in a genomic region of Trichocoleus desertorum ATA4-8-CV12:
- a CDS encoding penicillin-binding protein 1A produces the protein MPKSPGKRLASNVKELSSQAIANVEGSRLAPILRPFQGPKPLHRNRLFWLGLGLSSGLCALGVGWWSLKSTLPDTGSIFTFVRDGTLTVKAADGTILQQSGPATREKLTMGQFPKTAVEAFIAAEDRRFYQHQGVDYQGILRAALSNLVSGDLVQGGSTITQQVARIVFLNQERSITRKLKEAMLAQELERQMPKEQILERYLNLVYLGSGAYGVADAAWVYFSKPVEKLTLPETAMIAGLPPAPSVYSPLVNPETATKRRNVVLQRMQDAGYISKAEMDQAIAAPLKLKPSSPKRLVIEAPYFTSYVQQELPKYVSPEALELGGLTVETTLNRQWQKAAEKAIKDAVELDGSAEGFSQAALVAIDPRNGQVKALVGGDGYSKSQFNRATQAQRQPGSTFKTLVYTSAIAAGFSPTDGYLDAQYTVDGYKPQNYGKTYRGWVSMRDALTYSVNVVAVKVLIDVGFDPVVKMAKDMGIQSTLMPTYSLALGASEVNLLELTSAYGTLAAQGNAVPVHGITRILNRQGEVLYSADFKPKRVVDKGTASILTWMLEGVVQSGTGRPAQLGRPVAGKTGTSEEARDLWFIGYIPQVVTGVWLGNDNNDPTWGSSGTAAHTWREFMTKAVQGMSVEKFPELPSFEGRKGSIKAKPVTPKRELSGSTAPETGAASSESSGGGYDSGSSYDSGGGYDSGGGYDSGESYDSGASYDPAPSEPAPEPVAEEAPPSDYVPEEAPVEEAPPSDYVPEEEAPPAEPAPPADSEPAPPAL, from the coding sequence GTGCCTAAATCACCAGGCAAGCGGCTAGCATCGAACGTTAAAGAACTATCCTCTCAGGCGATCGCTAACGTTGAGGGTTCGCGGTTGGCCCCGATTCTGCGCCCCTTTCAAGGCCCCAAACCTCTCCATCGCAACCGTCTCTTTTGGCTGGGTCTCGGTTTAAGTAGTGGCCTGTGCGCTCTGGGGGTTGGCTGGTGGTCGTTAAAGAGCACTTTGCCCGACACTGGCAGTATTTTTACCTTTGTCCGCGATGGGACTCTCACGGTTAAAGCCGCTGACGGTACTATCCTACAGCAGTCTGGGCCTGCCACACGGGAAAAATTGACGATGGGTCAATTTCCCAAAACCGCAGTTGAAGCTTTCATTGCTGCGGAAGATCGTCGCTTCTATCAGCATCAGGGGGTTGACTATCAAGGCATTTTGCGCGCAGCCCTCTCCAATCTAGTCTCAGGCGATTTGGTGCAGGGCGGTAGTACCATTACGCAGCAGGTCGCTCGTATCGTTTTTCTAAATCAAGAGCGTAGCATCACTCGCAAACTTAAAGAAGCGATGCTGGCTCAAGAATTAGAGCGACAGATGCCGAAAGAGCAGATTCTAGAGCGCTACTTGAACTTGGTTTATTTGGGTTCGGGTGCCTATGGCGTGGCTGATGCCGCTTGGGTGTATTTTAGTAAGCCAGTCGAGAAGCTGACTTTGCCAGAAACGGCGATGATTGCTGGGTTGCCTCCTGCGCCGAGTGTTTACTCGCCCTTAGTCAATCCAGAAACGGCAACGAAGCGGCGCAATGTAGTGTTGCAGCGAATGCAGGATGCGGGCTACATCAGCAAAGCCGAGATGGATCAAGCGATCGCGGCTCCTTTGAAACTAAAACCCAGTTCACCCAAGCGCTTGGTGATCGAAGCGCCCTATTTTACCTCTTATGTCCAGCAAGAATTGCCGAAGTACGTTTCTCCCGAAGCTTTGGAACTGGGTGGGCTAACCGTTGAGACGACCCTCAACCGACAATGGCAGAAAGCCGCAGAAAAAGCGATTAAAGATGCGGTGGAGCTAGATGGATCGGCGGAGGGCTTTAGCCAAGCAGCGTTAGTCGCGATCGATCCTCGTAATGGTCAGGTTAAGGCATTGGTAGGAGGTGACGGCTATAGCAAGAGCCAATTTAACCGAGCCACACAAGCCCAACGCCAACCCGGTTCCACATTCAAAACCTTGGTTTACACAAGCGCGATCGCGGCTGGCTTCTCTCCCACCGATGGGTATTTGGATGCTCAATATACCGTGGATGGTTACAAGCCTCAGAACTACGGCAAAACCTATCGGGGCTGGGTATCCATGCGAGATGCCTTGACCTATTCTGTCAACGTGGTTGCTGTCAAGGTCTTAATTGACGTTGGGTTTGATCCGGTTGTCAAGATGGCGAAAGACATGGGCATTCAGTCTACGTTAATGCCAACTTATTCCCTAGCCCTAGGAGCCTCGGAAGTTAACTTGCTAGAGCTGACTAGTGCTTATGGGACCTTAGCCGCTCAAGGAAATGCTGTCCCAGTCCACGGTATTACTCGGATTCTCAATCGACAGGGAGAAGTTCTCTACAGCGCTGACTTTAAACCCAAACGAGTGGTTGATAAAGGCACTGCTTCCATCCTCACTTGGATGCTGGAAGGTGTGGTGCAGTCTGGGACGGGGCGGCCAGCACAATTGGGGCGGCCTGTGGCTGGAAAAACGGGCACTTCTGAGGAGGCGCGTGATCTCTGGTTTATTGGCTATATCCCTCAGGTAGTTACAGGGGTTTGGTTGGGCAACGACAACAATGACCCAACTTGGGGGTCGAGTGGTACGGCTGCTCACACTTGGCGTGAATTCATGACTAAGGCCGTGCAAGGCATGTCAGTAGAGAAGTTCCCAGAGTTACCAAGTTTTGAAGGGCGCAAAGGCAGCATCAAAGCCAAGCCTGTGACTCCAAAGCGAGAGCTTTCGGGCAGTACTGCGCCTGAAACTGGGGCTGCGAGTAGCGAAAGCTCTGGTGGCGGATACGATTCTGGGAGTAGCTACGATTCTGGGGGTGGCTATGATTCTGGGGGTGGCTATGATTCTGGTGAGAGCTATGACTCCGGTGCGTCTTACGATCCAGCTCCGAGCGAACCTGCGCCTGAACCTGTGGCAGAGGAAGCTCCACCCAGCGACTATGTTCCTGAAGAAGCACCCGTAGAAGAAGCTCCACCCAGCGACTATGTTCCTGAGGAAGAAGCTCCACCTGCCGAACCTGCACCACCTGCGGATTCTGAGCCTGCGCCACCCGCACTCTAA